The following nucleotide sequence is from Cystobacter ferrugineus.
GCAAGTTGAGCCCCGACTTCGCGGCCTACGTGGCCTCGGAGGTCGCCGAGGCGCTCGACTACGCGCACCGCTGCGAGGACGAGGATGGCCGGCCCCTCAAGCTCGTTCATCGCGCCGTGGGGCCCATGCGCATCCGTCTCGGTGAGAAGGGTCGTGTCAAGCTCACCAACTTCGGCGCGGCCTACTCGGAGCTGCTTGGACGCCTCCCCACGCGGCGCGGTCTGCTCCGGGGGGATCCTGCCTATATCGCTCCGGAGATCCTCCGCGGTTTCGTCTCGCCCGACTCGCGCCAGAGGGATCCGCTCACGCCCCGGAAATTGGATGGGCGGGCCGACATCTTCTCCCTCGGGCTGGTCTTGCTGGAGATGTTGCTCTCCCACTACCCGTTGGATCCTCCCGATTCGCTGTGGGAGGACATCGAGGAGCGGCTTCCCTCCGAGGTTCGCACCGAGCACTCCACCCTGCTCCCGCTGGAGACCCTGGCCAACCGCGTGCTCCACTTCGGCCCGGACGAGGTGTCGCATGCGACGCGTGAGCTGCCCGAGGCCCTGCGCAAGATTGTCGCTCGGGCTCTGCGGCCCGAGCCCGCTGAACGCTATGCCTCGGCGGATGACCTGCGCTACGACCTGCGGGATTTCCTCCATTCCCGGCCCGGTGGCCCCTTCGGGGCGAAGGAGGCGGAAGCGGAGATGAGTGACATCCTCAAGGAGGCCTCGGATCTGCGCAAGCTGGCGGCGCACCCGGACGTGGAGCAAGGCGTCCTTCCCTCTCCGCCGGATCTCCTGAAGTCGAGGGCTTCCGGTGAGCTCACCTGACGCGTGCCATGGCCCCAGCCGACAAGACGAGGACGGCGCTCGCCGCGCAGGTGGGCTCGGCGGCGCGTGCGGCGCGGTTGCGCGCGGAATGGACCCAGGAAGAGGTTGCCGAGCGCGCCGGGCTCGTGACGGAAGTGTATGGCCGGCTGGAGCGTGGACGCCTGCTGCCCAGCGTGCCGACGTTGTTGCGGTTGTGCCGTGTGCTGCGGGTGGACGCCAACGCCTTGCTGGGGTTCTCCACCTCGAGCACTCCTTCCTGGCTCACGCCGCTCCCCGCTCCACGTGTCCCTCCGGCCGCCCGGCGTCTGCTGCGCACGGTGCTCCGGCTGACGCCGAAGCAGCTCGAGGTGCTCGGTTTCGCCGCTCGCGCCATGGTGGCGTCGTCGCGCCCGCGGGGTTCAAGTGAAGCGAAGCCCCGTGGCACGTGAGGAGCTGGAGGTGCTCGTGACCATGAACCAGCACCTCGGGGAGCGGGCCCGCGCCGCACGGGTTCGCCTGGAGCTCACCCAGGCCCAGGTCGCACTGCGGATCGGATTGGCCACGGAGGTCTACGGCCGCATCGAGCGCGGTCACATGACGCCCAGTCTGCCCGCGCTGATGCGGATGTGCCGTGTGCTCGAACTGGAGGCCAATGCCTTGCTGGGCTTCGACCTGGCGGCGCCGCCGCCGTGGCTCAAGCCCGTTGCGGAACGCACCCGGGTGCGTCCCGCCTTCGACTCGTTCCTTCAGGTCGTCGAGCGCCTGACGCGCAGACAGGTGCGCGCGCTCGCGGATCTTGCCCAATGCATGCTGCCCTCCGTGGAGACAAGGCCCGAGCGGACGCCGAGGCCAGTGGATGCCTCGGAGGATCCGCCGGTCTGAAGCCGAGCATCGTACAGCGCGGGCCGTGCTAACCTCCCAGGTTCGGAGGACGAGCCAACTCATGAGAGCCCTACCCTTCAAGCCTCCGGAACCCGGCGACAAGGTGGGGGACTACCTCGTGCTGGAGAAGCTGGGCGACGGGGGGTTTGGCTTCGTCTACAAGGTGGAGCGGGCCGGCCGTTCCTTCGCCCTCAAGGTCATCCGTGCGCGGGAGCTGGAGGGTTGGGGCCAGCGGGAGATCTCCATCCTGCGGCACCTGGAGCACGAGAATGTCGTGCGCTTCCGGGCGTGTGACCGGTGGCCGGATCCTGAGCATGGCTACCTGTACATCGTCATGGACCTGGTGGTGGGCCGGACGCTGGTGGATTGGGTATTGGACGAGAATCCCTCCGCGCGCCAGGTGGCCCAGCTGGTGCTCGAGGTGGTGCGAGCGCTCGGCGCGATTCTCGAGCAGGGGGTGCTGCACCGGGACTTGAAGCCGGAGAACATCCTCATCCGCGACTCAGATGGGCGGCCCGTGCTCGTGGACTTCGGTGTGGGCTGGGTGGTGGGCGCCCCGAGCATCACGGGGGAGCGCAGCCCACCGGGCACGGACGAGTTCCGCGCACCGGAGTTCGTCCTCTTCGAACGCGACGCGGCTCGGAGGAAGGAGGGCTACAAGCCGGATGCTGGAGACGATCTGTGGGCGCTGGGGATTACCCTGTACTGGCTGCTCACGGACACCCTGCCCTTCGGGCGCCGCTCGGAAGGGGGGCTGTTCCAGAGCATCCTGAGCGTCACGCCCGTGGCGCCCTCCGAGCGCAACGAGCGCGTGCCCCCCGTGCTGAGCACCCTGTGTATGCGCATGCTGGAGAAGGAGCGGCGGGCGCGCTTCCCGGACCATGGGGCCTTGGGTGAGGCGCTCGAGGCCGCGCTGGCCGCGGCGGTGGGTGACGCGGCATGGGACGCGCCGCTGATGGACGTGGCGGCGGCCGACGCCCTGCCCACGGAGCAGGTGCCAGGCATGGCACTGCCCGGTGGGGAGGACTGGGCGGGGCTGGCGTGGAAGGCGGCGCGGCCCCAGCGCGGACGCAAGGGAGGGCCGCGCCCTGTCCCTCCGGCGGTGGGCGTGGAGCGCCTGGCGTCGAAGAGAGGGGCTGGCCAGGGGCTTTCACCGGCCGAGGCCCTGGTGGCGGTCCTCGGGGAGGTGGCGCCAGGTCATGCCTGGGAGGCGCCACTACCGCCCGTGCTGGGCGCGGCCCGGTCCCCTCCTCTGCTGCCCGTGGGTGGAGGGGCGGGAGGACGGGAGCCGCCAGGGGGAGTGTGGCGTGCGTGGTCGCGCGCCTTTCCGACATCGTTGGGCGTGTTTCCGGTGCGCGCCGTGATGCTGGAGGCCTTGCGGTCCGTGGCCCTCGCCGTGGGAGTGCTTCTCCTGGCGGCCCTGCTCGGAGCGGGTGCCTGGGCCCTGTACACCCAGGCCGAGCACGGGCTTGAGGGGCAGCCGGCGAAAGTGGCGAAGTCCGAGGAGCCGCTCGAAGCTTGGACGGGCGCGGATTCCTTCCTGACTCCTTCCCCCGCGCCCCTGCTCGCCACCATGGCTCATTCACCTGCCTCCCCCGCGAACCTGGTAGTGACGTCCGCCCTCCCCGCTTCCCGGAAGGGACTGCGCGCCCGCGCCGCGGAGAAGTGTGCCACCGCGGCTTGCTGTGCGGTCCTCGGTGCCTGCGGCGCCAGTACGCCCCAGGTGCGCCCCACTCCCAAGCCCGAGGCGTGTCCGGCCAATGCCCTGTCGACCATGAAGGAACTAGGCATCCGCATTGATGACAGAGCGATGGGCAGCTTCCCCGTCGCGGGAGACGCCAAGCCTGTCCCTGTGAATGAGTTCACCCCGTTTGAACTGGACTGGGACCTGGGGACACTGCCGGCGGGCACGGTGCTCTCCGGGCGGCTCATCTTCGGGACGGACCGCGTCTACGGCCGATTCACCCAGGCCAGGAAGTTGAAGGGGAAGACATACCCGGTTTGCCTGGAGCTTCAGTACGCGGGAAAACGTGGCGTCGCGATCATTCGGGACGGCGGGTCTTCCTCTGCTGTCATCGGATCCAATGCGGACGTCGTGGCCGTGGAGCGTTTTGAATAGGGACGTATGCGCTCCGACTGGCCTGTGGCTGGGCTCCTGGCGCGTGGATGCCTGGTCGAGGCCCACCATCCCGGAGCGACTTCCCTCGCGTTCTTGGAGGTTGAATTCTCGTGGTCTTCGTCTCCCCTGTTGGCCTCATGGCGCTGGCTGTTTTGTCCACTCTCGCTGAGGTCTCCGAGACTTCTCCCGTGGACGAATGCGTGACGGCGAACCCGCGCATCGAGCTATCCGTCACTCCTTCGGGTACTCCACCCCTGGTGTGTATCAGCCCGGGTCTACCCATCACTTTTCGCTTCGACTCGCCGCTCCAGCAGTCATCCCTGACGATTCAAGAGCACGAGTTGTTCGAGGACTGGTCCACGGGGCAGCAGACGTTCACACTGGTTCCTCGCGATGCAGTGGTCGCTGGAAACCGAACCGGGGTGGAAGTGTGCTTCGCGGATGGTGCTGCTCCGATGTGCGCCACCTTCCTGCTCGTGGTTCATCCCGGGCTCGGCATGCCAGAGGTCAAGGTGCTGCGTCAGGTTCGCTCGGTGGACTACTTCCAGCAGGTTGCGAAGGAGGCCGAATCGAAGGTTGAGCAGTGCCGGGCGGAGGCAAGGCAACTGCGCGCGGAGCGCGGAGCGCCGGAGGGATTGCGAGGGGCCATTGCTTCCGGCCTCGTGAACGACAGGAGGGGGGTTGACGTCAAGCACTTGACGTTCGATGTCACGACCAAGGAAGGCAATGCTCTCGTCAAGAACCGAGTCACGAGCTACCGCACTTGGGAGCGTGTGGCGGTGGAGGTGTCCCTCGAGAATCCGAGCACCGAGCCATGGACTGTGGCGGGCGCCGTGCTACGGGGGCCTCGAGGTGAGCTGCTCAAGCCGCTACCGCTCTGGCCGCTCGAACCCATCCTCCCGATGGATCCACAGCAGGAGCGCGGTCGTCGTGCCGGGCACGTGGTGGTGGAGGTTCTGGCCACGGAGAAGGAGGCCCGGGGCACGTACACGCTCACGCTGTGGGACGCGGAGCGCAAGCGCACCGTCACTCTCGGCAACGTGACGTTCCCGTGAGGGCCTGGGACCCGCGGGTGCACGGAGTTGGGGCAAGCGCACCGCATCGGCTGTAACCGTTCGCCGGACACCGTCGTAACGAGAGGGGCAGTGGCGTGGAGGGGTCGAGCGGCGTTGCTTGGCAGTACCCAGCACGGCAATGCTCGAATCCTTGAACACGGCCTTGGCTCGCCGACTCCAGTCACGGAGTGACCAGGCGCTTTTACAGGTGTATGCTCAGCCCCTGCTCGATTGCGGAACCCAGCCAGATGTAGCCGTCGACGATCGTCGTCGTCAGCGGCTGGTCGATCTGGGCGAGCAGGCCCTCCTTCACCTTGGGGCGCGCGAGCCGAGTTGCGAAAGGAGGTGCTCGCGGCGATTCGCGTCGACCCACACCAGCGGGCGGTCTTCACCCGCGACAAGGATGAGCTCGTCGGAGCGCCAGCAGGTCGAGTACTTGTCGGATGCCTCCGGGACCATTTCCGCGCGAACCCGTTGGCGGAGCTCTTCGACACTCCCCACGATTTTGAGCACGTCCCAATCCAAGCGCCAGGCCCTCCCTCGCACCTTCCCCT
It contains:
- a CDS encoding serine/threonine protein kinase, with the protein product MRALPFKPPEPGDKVGDYLVLEKLGDGGFGFVYKVERAGRSFALKVIRARELEGWGQREISILRHLEHENVVRFRACDRWPDPEHGYLYIVMDLVVGRTLVDWVLDENPSARQVAQLVLEVVRALGAILEQGVLHRDLKPENILIRDSDGRPVLVDFGVGWVVGAPSITGERSPPGTDEFRAPEFVLFERDAARRKEGYKPDAGDDLWALGITLYWLLTDTLPFGRRSEGGLFQSILSVTPVAPSERNERVPPVLSTLCMRMLEKERRARFPDHGALGEALEAALAAAVGDAAWDAPLMDVAAADALPTEQVPGMALPGGEDWAGLAWKAARPQRGRKGGPRPVPPAVGVERLASKRGAGQGLSPAEALVAVLGEVAPGHAWEAPLPPVLGAARSPPLLPVGGGAGGREPPGGVWRAWSRAFPTSLGVFPVRAVMLEALRSVALAVGVLLLAALLGAGAWALYTQAEHGLEGQPAKVAKSEEPLEAWTGADSFLTPSPAPLLATMAHSPASPANLVVTSALPASRKGLRARAAEKCATAACCAVLGACGASTPQVRPTPKPEACPANALSTMKELGIRIDDRAMGSFPVAGDAKPVPVNEFTPFELDWDLGTLPAGTVLSGRLIFGTDRVYGRFTQARKLKGKTYPVCLELQYAGKRGVAIIRDGGSSSAVIGSNADVVAVERFE
- a CDS encoding helix-turn-helix domain-containing protein, giving the protein MAPADKTRTALAAQVGSAARAARLRAEWTQEEVAERAGLVTEVYGRLERGRLLPSVPTLLRLCRVLRVDANALLGFSTSSTPSWLTPLPAPRVPPAARRLLRTVLRLTPKQLEVLGFAARAMVASSRPRGSSEAKPRGT
- a CDS encoding helix-turn-helix transcriptional regulator, with amino-acid sequence MAREELEVLVTMNQHLGERARAARVRLELTQAQVALRIGLATEVYGRIERGHMTPSLPALMRMCRVLELEANALLGFDLAAPPPWLKPVAERTRVRPAFDSFLQVVERLTRRQVRALADLAQCMLPSVETRPERTPRPVDASEDPPV
- a CDS encoding serine/threonine protein kinase, with translation MSEPNNPGAPRQLKSFEVGDFRYEIVRPLVVHPDYDTLLLATREPLQKGPVKLIVLKPVVMDFGREARHRALEEVSLSKALRHPNIATVYGYVVQDELPYIVMEHLRGCFLLTLMDAAWLVRRKLSPDFAAYVASEVAEALDYAHRCEDEDGRPLKLVHRAVGPMRIRLGEKGRVKLTNFGAAYSELLGRLPTRRGLLRGDPAYIAPEILRGFVSPDSRQRDPLTPRKLDGRADIFSLGLVLLEMLLSHYPLDPPDSLWEDIEERLPSEVRTEHSTLLPLETLANRVLHFGPDEVSHATRELPEALRKIVARALRPEPAERYASADDLRYDLRDFLHSRPGGPFGAKEAEAEMSDILKEASDLRKLAAHPDVEQGVLPSPPDLLKSRASGELT
- a CDS encoding DUF2381 family protein, which produces MALAVLSTLAEVSETSPVDECVTANPRIELSVTPSGTPPLVCISPGLPITFRFDSPLQQSSLTIQEHELFEDWSTGQQTFTLVPRDAVVAGNRTGVEVCFADGAAPMCATFLLVVHPGLGMPEVKVLRQVRSVDYFQQVAKEAESKVEQCRAEARQLRAERGAPEGLRGAIASGLVNDRRGVDVKHLTFDVTTKEGNALVKNRVTSYRTWERVAVEVSLENPSTEPWTVAGAVLRGPRGELLKPLPLWPLEPILPMDPQQERGRRAGHVVVEVLATEKEARGTYTLTLWDAERKRTVTLGNVTFP